From Streptomyces sp. GSL17-111, one genomic window encodes:
- a CDS encoding ABC transporter ATP-binding protein, translating to MTDTTSGGPAPGEPAFRLEGLHKVFGDHTAADHVELTVRPGSFYGLVGPNGAGKTTALSMAVGLLRPDAGTARVHGVDIWTEPLKARRLMGVLPDGLAMPERLTGRELLTYLGQLHGLDDTEVDRRADELLAVMELDGSAERTLVVDYSTGMRKKVGLATALLHAPRVLVLDEPFEAVDPVSAATIKQILRRFVEGGGSVLISSHVMALVEQLCDTVGVMARGRVVAEGPLDDVRGSRSLEETFVDLVGLTVGGGEGLSWLAS from the coding sequence ATGACGGACACGACCTCCGGGGGCCCCGCACCAGGGGAACCCGCGTTCCGCCTCGAGGGCCTGCACAAGGTGTTCGGCGACCACACGGCCGCGGACCACGTGGAGCTCACCGTGCGGCCCGGTTCCTTCTACGGACTCGTGGGCCCGAACGGAGCCGGCAAGACCACCGCCCTCTCGATGGCCGTCGGCCTCCTGCGGCCCGATGCGGGCACGGCCAGGGTCCACGGCGTCGACATCTGGACGGAGCCGCTGAAGGCACGCCGCCTGATGGGCGTCCTGCCCGACGGCCTGGCCATGCCCGAGCGCCTCACCGGACGGGAACTGCTGACCTACCTCGGCCAGTTGCACGGCCTCGACGACACCGAGGTGGACCGGCGCGCCGACGAGCTGCTCGCCGTCATGGAGCTCGACGGTTCCGCCGAACGCACCCTGGTGGTCGACTACTCCACCGGAATGCGCAAGAAGGTCGGCCTGGCCACGGCCCTGTTGCACGCCCCCAGGGTGCTGGTGCTCGACGAGCCGTTCGAGGCGGTCGACCCGGTCTCCGCCGCCACCATCAAGCAGATCCTGCGGCGGTTCGTCGAGGGCGGCGGTTCGGTGCTGATCTCCAGCCACGTCATGGCGCTCGTCGAACAGCTCTGCGACACCGTCGGCGTGATGGCCCGGGGCCGCGTCGTCGCCGAGGGACCGCTGGACGACGTGCGGGGCAGCCGCTCGCTGGAGGAGACCTTCGTCGACCTGGTCGGCCTGACCGTCGGCGGCGGGGAGGGACTGTCGTGGTTGGCGTCCTGA